A genomic region of Haliotis asinina isolate JCU_RB_2024 chromosome 1, JCU_Hal_asi_v2, whole genome shotgun sequence contains the following coding sequences:
- the LOC137283341 gene encoding uncharacterized protein has product MSKVNCLSWLLTCTSLICVCSGQASIVSVIKTLDKFQKEMLDNKVDMIRMEKRILNFIEVAQASLRSELKENIREEVRKAMAEVLQGETLQDMVKGQVVSDVQQLKQGYRQMQGQVDHVSRSFKVFQNETTLFQESILRKADLWNRGNNSEICTRDKQKLETELEKAEITTANLKTNMKLCTALKETCQSQMSQLITNRAVPACSPSSVNATSASIQSVSSSSVTRSPGKEKSNILIAAYWSRRKYQLLQLNIHSNSLSVYPHLSMKWVICIAYVTKTRKILIGLDRPDKIVSSSLDTRRVKVLRRRIETYGMAVDEDRDIVFISTYYPQASINRMSTQGKHFAAVIDLSKYGRYPKQIALDTRRKRIYGCNNEKLFTVTYDGQGLTTLATGLKMFAVSLDQIAGVLYYNDQNKLMKMTVSNNVSTELTSLDTGIWNLRLYRDTIYYSTDDPLLVGAVQMTYNTVSYTLKSINMTGSGLCVCLIP; this is encoded by the coding sequence ATGTCCAAGGTGAATTGCCTCTCCTGGTTGCTAACATGCACCTCACTAATCTGTGTTTGTAGCGGCCAGGCCAGTATTGTGTCTGTCATAAAAACATTGGACAAATTTCAGAAGGAGATGCTTGATAACAAAGTTGATATGATCCGTATGGAGAAAAGGATCCTCAATTTCATTGAGGTCGCTCAGGCATCCTTGAGATCTGAGCTAAAGGAAAACATACGGGAGGAAGTGAGGAAAGCCATGGCGGAGGTTCTACAAGGGGAGACTCTCCAAGACATGGTGAAAGGTCAGGTTGTCTCTGACGTGCAGCAGCTTAAACAGGGTTACCGTCAGATGCAGGGGCAAGTGGACCATGTCTCAAGATCATTCAAAGTCTTTCAGAACGAGACGACCTTATTTCAAGAATCTATTCTTAGGAAGGCAGACTTGTGGAATCGGGGGAACAACAGTGAAATCTGCACCAGAGACAAACAGAAACTGGAAACAGAACTTGAGAAGGCAGAAATTACCACTGCAAATCTGAAAACTAACATGAAACTTTGCACGGCTTTAAAGGAGACGTGTCAGTCACAAATGTCTCAGCTGATAACGAATCGGGCCGTGCCTGCTTGTTCACCATCCAGTGTAAATGCTACATCAGCCTCCATTCAATCGGTATCATCATCGTCAGTGACACGCAGTCCAGGGAAGGAGAAAAGTAATATCCTGATTGCTGCATATTGGTCACGTCGTAAGTACCAGTTActtcaacttaacattcacagTAACTCCCTCAGTGTCTATCCACACCTCAGCATGAAGTGGGTAATATGCATTGCATATGTAACAAAGACAAGAAAAATTCTCATTGGACTGGACAGACCTGATAAGATAGTGTCATCTTCCCTGGATACGCGTCGCGTGAAGGTTCTAAGAAGACGTATAGAGACATATGGCATGGCGGTTGATGAAGATCGGGACATTGTATTCATATCCACCTATTACCCACAAGCCTCTATCAACCGCATGTCTACACAGGGGAAACACTTCGCTGCAGTCATTGACTTATCCAAGTATGGAAGGTACCCGAAGCAAATAGCTCTTGACACAAGAAGAAAGAGGATATATGGATGTAATAACGAAAAACTGTTCACTGTAACATATGATGGGCAAGGTCTGACGACATTAGCCACAGGACTTAAAATGTTTGCCGTAAGCCTAGATCAGATAGCAGGCGTCTTGTATTACAATGACCAAAACAAGCTGATGAAGATGACTGTGTCCAATAATGTGAGTACAGAGCTGACCTCGCTGGACACCGGCATCTGGAATCTGAGACTGTACAGAGACACAATCTACTACAGTACTGATGATCCTCTCCTTGTGGGTGCAGTTCAAATGACATATAACACCGTTTCCTATACTCTCAAGTCAATAAACATGACAGGGAGCGGTCTATGCGTATGCTTGATTCCCTGA
- the LOC137283348 gene encoding uncharacterized protein, translating into MTTFKCLSWFLTCVSLICFCRSQDSIASILQTMNRFQEEMRDNKDDMIRMEKRILNFIEVAKTSLRAELKENIRNEVRNSNDVCIRDKQRLEIELEKAKVTTANLKTNIKLCTALKETCQSQMSQLITNLSVPACSPSSVNATSTSRPSVSSTPTSTPPTTSVILVTSVWSSTPRQFRQINIHSNSLGVYPHLIIKRVTYATYARKTRKLLMGLEYPDKVVTSTLDTNHVTILREGVRTYGIAVDEDRDVIFIATLKPLYSISRISTLGKNFTVIIDLSRYEWYPRHLTLDTNGKRMYWCNYEKLFTVTYDGQGLTTLATGDQLYAVALDMAAGVLYYNDAKKLFKMTLSSNVTTQLTTLNAVPWNMRLNRGTIYYSGYDSRIVGALNLTYSVTAHTIHSINIKGAHSLLMCLIP; encoded by the coding sequence ATGACAACGTTTAAGTGCCTCTCCTGGTTTCTGACCTGTGTCTCCCTAATCTGTTTTTGTAGAAGTCAGGACAGTATTGCGTCCATCCTACAAACAATGAATCGGTTTCAGGAGGAAATGCGTGATAACAAGGATGACATGATTCGTATGGAGAAAAGGATCCTAAATTTCATTGAGGTCGCTAAGACATCACTCAGAGCTGAGTTAAAGGAAAACATACGGAATGAAGTGCGGAACTCCAATGATGTCTGTATCAGAGACAAACAGAGACTGGAAATAGAACTTGAGAAGGCAAAAGTTACCACTGCAAATCTGAAAACTAACATCAAGCTTTGCACGGCTTTAAAGGAGACGTGTCAGTCACAAATGTCTCAGCTGATAACGAATCTGAGTGTGCCTGCTTGTTCACCATCCAGTGTAAATGCTACATCCACCTCACGACCGTCTGTGTCGTCAACACCAACGTCCACGCCACCGACAACGTCAGTGATCCTGGTAACTTCAGTCTGGTCAAGTACCCCACGCCAGTTCCGTCAAATCAACATTCACAGCAACTCGCTTGGTGTTTATCCGCATCTCATCATCAAGAGAGTTACATATGCTACTTATGCAAGGAAGACAAGGAAATTGCTCATGGGATTAGAATACCCAGATAAGGTTGTGACATCTACCCTGGATACAAATCACGTGACGATACTTAGAGAAGGCGTACGGACGTATGGCATAGCAGTGGATGAGGATCGGGACGTCATATTTATAGCCACCTTGAAACCACTATACTCAATCAGCCGAATATCTACACTGGGGAAAAATTTCACTGTTATCATTGACCTGTCCAGGTACGAATGGTATCCTAGACATCTGACTCTTGACACAAATGGAAAGAGGATGTATTGGTGTAACTACGAGAAACTGTTCACTGTGACATACGATGGTCAAGGTCTGACGACATTAGCTACAGGAGATCAGTTGTATGCTGTGGCGTTGGATATGGCAGCAGGTGTGTTGTATTATAATGACGCGAAAAAGCTGTTCAAGATGACTCTGTCCAGTAATGTCACTACACAGTTGACCACACTGAACGCCGTCCCCTGGAACATGAGACTGAATAGAGGCACCATCTACTACAGTGGCTATGATTCTCGTATTGTGGGCGCACTTAATCTAACTTATAGTGTTACTGCACATACtatacattcaataaacatTAAGGGGGCTCATTCATTACTGATGTGTTTGATTCCCTAA